One region of Etheostoma cragini isolate CJK2018 chromosome 16, CSU_Ecrag_1.0, whole genome shotgun sequence genomic DNA includes:
- the fbxw5 gene encoding F-box/WD repeat-containing protein 5 isoform X2 yields MECGPVLPDSLVLEIFLRLPHDAVLRVGLTCRQWLAVSRDEFLWRELFYSYYRIPRSVPRHPAAVSWYKEFRRLFDCIPCVEVQTLREHTDQVLHLAFSHRGHRFSSCSKDCTVKLWDTERPDGNISMVHSSSMRQFNWGYTQFSQFNADDTLLLVSGVYLGPHHSSSGEIAVISLENYTLLSRVRNKPYDVFGCWLNETHLISGNLHWIGNMTSCSVLWLNKAFQDVESENVNVVKRLFKIQNVNASTIRTVMVAHCRRHDNPDLLLDYEAQSQARRQKGQQQQQHQPLLFDLGTSGSEEEDEEEEGGEESQKEARLGSCRHLQPTISGLDHVMQNRNVGHTELAIETHVAKMMGRAHTKAPDLIEPSDPGEGEDKTYLLFTTGSLTYSPHQIGIKLIKPDQMTTCGPVLGEERSSDEFFDSLDHVIDIHGHIIGMGLSPDHRYLYVNSRAWPAGCVISDPMSPPPIAEEIDLHVIDLKNLREERRSLRAHRAFTPNDECFFIFLDVSRDFVARLQPLHNAPDQRAV; encoded by the exons ATGGAGTGTGGCCCAGTTCTGCCGGACAGCCTGGTGTTGGAGATCTTCCTGCGTCTGCCCCACGATGCAGTGCTGAGAGTTGGTCTGACCTGCAGACAGTGGCTTGCTGTCTCCAGAGATGAGTTCCTTTGGAGGGAGCTGTTCTACAGCTACTATCGCATACCACGCTCTGTACCCCGACACCCAG CGGCAGTGTCGTGGTACAAGGAGTTCCGACGACTATTTGACTGTATCCCCTGTGTGGAGGTTCAGACACTGAGAGAACACACTGACCAGGTCCTCCACCTGGCTTTCTCTCACAGGGGTCACCgcttctcctcctgctccaAAGACTGCACCGTTAAG CTATGGGACACGGAGCGGCCAGATGGTAATATATCGATGGTGCACAGCTCCAGCATGCGGCAGTTTAACTGGGGCTACACCCAGTTCTCCCAGTTCAACGCTGACGACACCCTGCTGCTCGTGTCCGGTGTCTACCTGGGCCCACATCACTCCTCGTCTGGGGAAATCGCTGTCATCAGTCTGG AAAATTACACGCTGTTGTCGCGTGTGAGGAACAAACCGTACGATGTGTTTGGCTGCTGGCTGAATGAGACCCACCTGATCTCTGGGAACCTGCACTGGATAGGCAACATGACATCCTGCTCTGTGCTTTGGCTCAATAAAGCCTTCCAG GATGTTGAATCAGAGAATGTCAACGTAGTCAAGCGCCTTTTCAAGATCCAGAACGTCAATGCCAGCACCATTCGCACAGTGATGGTGGCCCACTGCCGTCGTCATGACAACCCAGACTTGCTGCTGGACTATGAGGCTCAGTCCCAGGCTCGAAGGCAGaaagggcagcagcagcagcagcaccagccaCTCCTCTTCGACCTGGGAACCTCGGGCAGtgaggaagaagatgaggaagaggaggggggcgAGGAGAGCCAAAAGGAAGCAAGGCTCGGCAGTTGCCGCCATCTTCAGCCCACCATCTCGGGCCTGGATCACGTTATGCAG AATCGTAATGTAGGGCACACAGAGTTGGCGATAGAGACTCATGTGGCTAAGATGATGGGCAGAGCCCACACAAAGGCCCCTGACCTAATTGAGCCCTCTGATCCCGGGGAGGGAGAGGACAAAACTTACTTACTCTTCACAACCGGCAGCCTTACATACTCTCCTCACCAAATAG GCATAAAGCTAATCAAACCCGACCAGATGACCACTTGTGGTCCAGTACTCGGGGAGGAGCGGAGTTCAGATGAGTTTTTTGATTCCCTGGATCATGTTATTGATATCCATGGACACATCATTGGTATGGGCCTTTCTCCAGACCACAG GTACCTTTATGTGAATAGCCGGGCTTGGCCAGCCGGGTGTGTGATCTCTGACCCCATGTCTCCTCCTCCCATTGCCGAGGAGATCGACCTGCATGTCATTGATCTGAAGAATttgagggaggagagaaggagcCTGCGTGCACACCGAGCCTTCACGCCTAACGATGAGtgcttcttcatcttcctcGACGTCAGCAGAGACTTTGTTGCCAG
- the LOC117958918 gene encoding PR domain zinc finger protein 12-like gives MGSVLPADALALKSGFKCPSRSLSDVITSDILHSFLYGRWRNVLGEHLAEERQSGTSPKTAFTAEVLAQSFAGEVQKLSSLVLPSEVIIAQSSVPGEGLGIFSKTWIKAGTEMGPFTGRVLSPEHVDLLKNNNLMWEVFNEDGTVRYFIDASQEDQRSWMTYIKCARNEQEQNLEVVQIGSSIFYKAVETIPPDQELLVWYGNTHNTFLGIPGVPGIDEEHLKKSRNDDPHSCDGPSSCSPPASTTTAGRMRCVICHRGFNSRSNLRSHMRIHTLDKPFVCRFCNRRFSQSSTLRNHVRLHTGERPYKCHVCQSAYSQLAGLRAHQKSARHKPVAHAADVSSKVSPPPPQMTAMPQQHQRPLVHHIPTMVL, from the exons ATGGGCTCCGTGCTACCCGCCGACGCTTTGGCTCTCAAGTCTGGATTTAAGTGTCCGAGCCGCTCGCTGTCAGACGTGATCACCTCGGACATCCTGCACAGCTTCCTGTACGGCAGGTGGAGGAACGTGCTGGGCGAACACCTGGCGGAGGAGCGCCAGAGCGGCACCAGCCCCAAGACCGCCTTCACCGCCGAGGTGCTGGCCCAGTCCTTCGCCGGAG AGGTGCAGAAGCTGTCCAGCCTGGTGCTGCCCAGCGAAGTGATCATCGCTCAGAGCTCGGTCCCTGGAGAAGGACTGGGCATCTTCTCAAAGACCTGGATCAAAGCAGGGACCGAGATGGGCCCTTTCACAGGCAGAgtcctgtcccctgaacacgtGGACCTGCTCAAGAACAACAACCTCATGTGGGAG GTGTTCAATGAAGACGGCACGGTGCGCTACTTCATCGATGCCAGCCAGGAGGACCAACGCAGCTGGATGACTTACATAAAGTGCGCCCGGAATGAGCAGGAGCAGAACCTGGAGGTGGTGCAGATCGGCAGCAGCATCTTCTACAAGGCGGTGGAG ACCATCCCACCAGACCAGGAGCTTCTTGTCTGGTATGGAAACACCCACAACACATTCCTGGGAATCCCTGGAGTTCCGGGAATAGACGAAGAACAcctgaagaaaagcaggaatG ATGACCCCCACTCCTGTGACGGCCCTTCCTCTTGCTCCCCACCCGCCTCCACCACCACAGCCGGTCGGATGCGCTGCGTCATCTGCCACCGCGGCTTCAACTCCCGCAGCAACCTGCGCTCCCACATGCGCATCCACACTCTGGACAAGCCCTTCGTGTGCCGCTTCTGCAACCGCCGTTTCAGCCAGTCGTCCACGCTGCGAAACCACGTGCGCCTGCACACCGGCGAGCGGCCCTACAAGTGCCACGTGTGTCAGAGCGCCTACTCGCAGCTGGCGGGCCTGAGGGCGCACCAGAAGAGCGCGCGGCACAAACCGGTGGCGCACGCTGCCGACGTGTCATCCAAAGTGtcccctcctcccccacagATGACGGCCATGCCCCAGCAGCACCAGAGGCCCCTGGTGCACCACATCCCCACCATGGTGCTATGA